The Leifsonia williamsii genome includes a region encoding these proteins:
- a CDS encoding Fic family protein: MGTALTYESRRLPRADEPLYASRRQNLLRREPYTAAIPARIADIALDLSPDTLAEADDASAALVRFDSETTHFPAPFSAVLLRSESASSSQIEQLTSGTRAIAEAVIGERADGNAPLIVSNVRAMEAAIALADDISDASIIAMQKALLGDSAPDAVGRYRAEQVWVGGRLPHDASFVPPHHDRVPEAMADLVAFARRTDLPVLVQAAVAHAQFETIHPFPDGNGRTGRALLHAMLRHGGILRHLAVPVSAGLLSDIDGYFDALTAYRRGEADAIVQVFSSASLQAVDNARRLAAAMAALQAGWDSRLTGIRADAAARSIATATLEYPVINLATAMRATGASKPAVTNGLAQLVERGVLAPGNSKRRKRVWVNQEVLDALDAFVARAGRRNYAD, translated from the coding sequence ATGGGCACCGCCCTGACGTACGAGTCACGGCGCCTTCCGCGCGCCGACGAGCCGCTATACGCCTCACGGCGGCAGAACCTCCTCCGCCGAGAGCCATACACCGCCGCCATCCCGGCGCGGATCGCCGACATCGCGCTCGATCTCTCGCCCGACACCCTGGCCGAGGCGGACGACGCGTCGGCCGCACTCGTGCGCTTCGACAGCGAGACGACGCACTTCCCGGCGCCGTTCTCCGCCGTTCTGCTGCGCAGCGAGTCCGCGTCCAGCTCGCAGATCGAGCAGCTGACCTCGGGCACGCGCGCGATCGCCGAGGCCGTCATCGGCGAGCGGGCCGACGGCAACGCCCCGCTCATCGTGAGCAACGTGCGGGCGATGGAGGCGGCTATCGCCCTGGCGGACGACATCTCCGACGCATCCATCATCGCCATGCAGAAGGCGCTGCTCGGCGACTCCGCCCCCGACGCGGTGGGCCGGTACCGGGCCGAGCAGGTGTGGGTCGGCGGGAGGCTGCCGCACGACGCCTCCTTCGTCCCGCCGCATCACGACCGGGTCCCGGAGGCGATGGCCGACCTGGTCGCGTTCGCCCGCCGCACCGACCTGCCGGTCCTCGTGCAGGCCGCGGTCGCCCACGCGCAGTTCGAGACCATCCACCCCTTCCCCGACGGCAACGGCCGCACCGGACGCGCGCTGCTGCACGCGATGCTGCGGCACGGCGGCATCCTGCGCCATCTCGCGGTGCCCGTCTCCGCCGGCCTGCTGTCGGACATCGACGGCTACTTCGACGCGCTCACGGCGTACCGCCGGGGCGAAGCCGACGCGATCGTGCAGGTCTTCTCGTCGGCGTCGCTGCAGGCCGTCGACAACGCCAGGCGGCTGGCCGCGGCCATGGCGGCGCTGCAGGCCGGGTGGGACTCCCGGCTCACCGGTATCCGCGCCGACGCCGCGGCGCGATCCATCGCGACGGCGACGCTCGAATACCCGGTGATCAACCTGGCGACGGCGATGCGGGCGACCGGCGCGAGCAAGCCCGCCGTGACCAACGGGCTGGCGCAGCTGGTCGAACGCGGGGTTCTCGCGCCCGGCAACTCGAAGCGGCGCAAGCGCGTCTGGGTCAACCAGGAGGTGCTGGACGCGCTCGACGCCTTCGTGGCTCGGGCGGGCCGTCGCAACTACGCGGACTGA
- a CDS encoding diacylglycerol/lipid kinase family protein, with product MSERDRGGEPDTAERSAPAGGAERPAVQGPVAVVCNPVRVDLPRVRAAVEAAAEQAGVTELLWLETTPEQGGQAQVGEALDRGARLVLAAGGDGTVRAVAEAVRGTGATLALLPAGTGNLLARNLGVPYTSVEEACRIAFEGATRSIDVGVAVAEAQDGTVSEHAFLVMAGVGIDAAMIANARPALKRRFGWVAYVDAAFRSLPSATKVRIRFRIDGGHERSAHVSTILIANCGTLPGNMQLIPDGEVDDGLLDVAILQPASVFGWLAIWRKVTWENRVLRRSALGRRIIRFTDRTVRTRLSYLRGASVSLRVDEPEPFELDGDAFGTAVALEVRVEERSLRVKVPG from the coding sequence GTGAGCGAGCGGGATCGGGGCGGGGAGCCCGACACGGCCGAGCGGTCGGCACCGGCCGGCGGCGCTGAGAGGCCCGCCGTGCAGGGGCCCGTCGCGGTCGTCTGCAACCCGGTCCGCGTCGATCTGCCGCGCGTCCGCGCCGCGGTGGAGGCGGCGGCCGAGCAGGCCGGCGTCACCGAGCTGCTCTGGCTGGAGACAACGCCCGAGCAGGGCGGCCAGGCCCAGGTCGGGGAGGCGCTCGACCGCGGGGCACGGCTGGTGCTGGCGGCGGGAGGCGACGGCACCGTGCGAGCGGTGGCGGAGGCCGTGCGCGGCACCGGCGCGACGCTCGCCCTGCTGCCGGCCGGCACCGGCAACCTCCTCGCCCGCAACCTCGGCGTTCCGTACACGAGCGTGGAGGAGGCCTGCCGGATCGCCTTCGAGGGGGCGACCCGCAGCATCGACGTGGGGGTCGCCGTCGCCGAGGCCCAGGACGGCACCGTCTCCGAGCACGCCTTCCTCGTCATGGCCGGCGTCGGCATCGACGCCGCGATGATCGCGAACGCCCGCCCGGCCCTCAAGCGCCGGTTCGGCTGGGTGGCCTACGTCGACGCCGCGTTCCGCTCGCTGCCGTCGGCCACGAAGGTCCGCATCCGCTTCCGCATCGACGGCGGGCACGAGCGCTCGGCGCACGTCAGCACGATCCTGATCGCCAACTGCGGCACCCTCCCCGGCAACATGCAGCTGATCCCCGACGGCGAGGTCGACGACGGCCTGCTCGACGTCGCCATCCTGCAGCCGGCGTCCGTCTTCGGCTGGCTGGCCATCTGGCGCAAGGTCACCTGGGAGAACCGCGTGCTGCGCCGCAGCGCGCTCGGCCGCCGCATCATCCGCTTCACCGACCGAACGGTGCGCACGCGCCTGAGCTATCTGCGCGGGGCGTCGGTCAGCCTCCGCGTGGACGAGCCGGAGCCCTTCGAGCTCGACGGCGACGCCTTCGGCACCGCGGTCGCGTTGGAGGTGCGCGTGGAGGAGCGGTCGCTGCGGGTGAAGGTGCCGGGGTAG
- a CDS encoding NADPH-dependent F420 reductase codes for MRVGLLGTGPMTSALGRRLLDAGHGVVIGSREPERAAALAAELASERGGGAAGTVARPVAVGGDHREAARSDAVIVAVADAVALDVVAALADELADRIVIDLGNPLAPGDPLEPGYWESRFAGGPSLAERLAAAAPGARVVKAFNTVYAELLAGGGRPQTFIASDDEEAKGRVLSLARELGTDPVDVGPLRMARHLEAMAGFEVAMVARGYGRAVSLRLAAEAGG; via the coding sequence ATGCGCGTCGGACTGCTCGGCACCGGGCCGATGACCTCCGCTCTCGGCCGCCGGCTGCTCGACGCAGGGCACGGCGTGGTGATCGGCAGCCGGGAGCCGGAGCGGGCGGCTGCGTTGGCGGCTGAGCTGGCGTCGGAGCGCGGCGGCGGTGCCGCGGGTACGGTTGCGCGGCCCGTCGCGGTCGGCGGCGACCATCGCGAGGCCGCTCGCAGCGACGCGGTGATCGTGGCCGTCGCCGATGCTGTGGCGCTGGACGTCGTCGCCGCCCTCGCCGACGAGCTGGCGGACCGCATCGTCATCGATCTGGGCAACCCGCTCGCACCGGGCGACCCGCTCGAACCCGGCTACTGGGAGAGCCGCTTCGCCGGCGGCCCCTCCCTCGCCGAGCGCCTGGCCGCCGCGGCGCCCGGCGCGCGCGTGGTCAAGGCGTTCAACACCGTCTACGCCGAGCTGCTCGCGGGCGGCGGCCGCCCGCAGACCTTCATCGCCTCCGACGACGAGGAGGCGAAGGGCCGCGTGCTGTCCCTCGCCCGCGAACTCGGCACCGACCCCGTCGATGTCGGCCCTCTGCGCATGGCGCGCCATCTGGAGGCCATGGCCGGCTTCGAGGTGGCCATGGTCGCGCGCGGATACGGTCGCGCCGTGAGCCTGCGGCTGGCAGCGGAAGCGGGCGGCTGA
- a CDS encoding DeoR/GlpR family DNA-binding transcription regulator, whose product MVATSTEALIARATSGRRSQRLAQLLDLIGERGTVSLTELSETLGISAATVRRDLTTLADQKLILRTHGGASALERGREIPVALRDTRFQEAKRAIAKAMVRRLPPERHVVALSGGTTTASVARALADHEDIAVVTNSLTIANLLSEYAGVRVVMTGGFLRRQSLELVGALAEGTFNAVNVGTAILGADGITAASGVSTHDETEARTNRAMVAKAQRTVVVADGSKVGRVALAQMASIDQVAMLITDSSADPDELAAIAAAGVEIVIADQE is encoded by the coding sequence ATGGTCGCCACCTCCACCGAGGCCCTGATCGCACGAGCGACCTCGGGCCGTCGCTCCCAGCGCCTGGCGCAGCTGCTCGACCTGATCGGCGAACGCGGCACCGTGAGCCTCACCGAGCTGTCGGAGACGCTCGGGATCTCGGCCGCGACCGTGCGGCGCGACCTCACCACGCTGGCCGACCAGAAGCTCATCCTGCGCACGCACGGTGGCGCCTCCGCTCTGGAGCGCGGGCGCGAGATCCCGGTCGCGCTGCGCGACACCCGGTTCCAGGAGGCGAAGCGCGCGATCGCGAAGGCCATGGTGCGGCGCCTGCCACCCGAGCGGCACGTCGTCGCCCTCAGCGGCGGCACCACGACCGCGAGCGTCGCCCGAGCCCTCGCCGACCACGAGGACATCGCCGTGGTGACGAACTCGCTCACCATCGCGAACCTCCTCTCGGAGTACGCGGGCGTGCGCGTCGTGATGACGGGCGGCTTCCTGCGCCGGCAGTCGCTCGAGCTGGTGGGCGCCCTCGCGGAGGGCACCTTCAACGCCGTGAACGTGGGCACCGCCATCCTCGGCGCCGACGGCATCACCGCCGCGAGCGGGGTCAGCACGCACGACGAGACCGAGGCCCGCACCAACCGCGCGATGGTCGCCAAGGCGCAGCGCACCGTGGTCGTCGCCGACGGGTCGAAGGTCGGGCGGGTGGCGCTGGCGCAGATGGCCAGCATCGACCAGGTGGCGATGCTGATCACCGACAGCTCCGCCGATCCCGACGAGCTGGCGGCCATCGCGGCGGCCGGCGTCGAGATCGTGATCGCCGACCAGGAGTGA
- a CDS encoding alpha-glucosidase/alpha-galactosidase, translating into MPQIVFIGAGSVVFTRQLLADLFRFDDLPPLRIVLHDIDGERLEVARGTAEQVAARFGRDAEIVATADRRAALTGADFVINMIQVGGIAATRVDLEVPAAAGLLQTIGDTTGVGGVFRGLRTFPVLTAIANDMRELCPDAWFLNYTNPMAMNVWWLSVVAPELKTVGLCHSVFWTVHDLCELIGVPLEGTHYRAAGVNHQAWLLEWSHDGEDLYPRLREAIERDPELRRRVRVEIFRRIGYYPTETSEHSSEYLDWFLRSPEQIERFRIEPLQYVGISEENVAEFEQAKRLLAEGLPLELEESATEYAPQIIHSMLTGTERTIHANVVNRGLIGNLPEGAVVEVPARVDADGVHPEAVGDIPVQGAALNRTYLSVAELAIQAARTGDPELVRRAVLTDPNASSSLTPEQIWALCDELTAKHAHLLPKALGGTL; encoded by the coding sequence ATGCCTCAGATCGTCTTCATCGGCGCCGGGAGCGTCGTGTTCACCCGCCAGCTGCTCGCCGACCTGTTCCGCTTCGACGACCTCCCTCCGCTGCGCATCGTGCTGCACGACATCGATGGGGAGCGCCTGGAGGTCGCCCGCGGCACCGCCGAGCAGGTGGCGGCCCGCTTCGGGCGCGACGCCGAGATCGTCGCCACCGCCGACCGCCGGGCCGCCCTGACCGGCGCCGACTTCGTGATCAACATGATCCAGGTGGGAGGCATCGCCGCCACCCGCGTCGACCTGGAGGTGCCCGCCGCCGCCGGCCTGCTGCAGACCATCGGCGACACGACCGGCGTCGGCGGGGTCTTCCGCGGCCTCCGCACCTTCCCGGTTCTGACCGCCATCGCGAACGACATGCGCGAGCTGTGCCCCGACGCCTGGTTCCTCAACTACACCAACCCCATGGCGATGAACGTCTGGTGGCTGTCGGTGGTGGCGCCGGAGCTGAAGACGGTCGGCCTCTGCCACAGCGTGTTCTGGACCGTGCACGACCTGTGCGAGCTGATCGGCGTGCCGCTGGAGGGCACCCACTACCGCGCGGCCGGCGTGAACCACCAGGCGTGGCTGCTGGAGTGGTCGCACGACGGGGAGGACCTGTACCCCCGGCTCCGGGAGGCGATCGAGCGCGACCCCGAGCTGCGCCGCCGGGTGCGCGTGGAGATCTTCCGCCGCATCGGCTACTACCCGACGGAGACCAGCGAGCACTCGTCCGAGTACCTCGACTGGTTCCTGCGCTCGCCGGAGCAGATCGAGCGCTTCCGCATCGAGCCGCTGCAGTACGTCGGCATCTCGGAGGAGAACGTCGCCGAGTTCGAGCAGGCCAAGCGGCTGCTCGCCGAGGGCCTCCCGCTGGAGCTGGAGGAGAGCGCCACCGAGTACGCGCCGCAGATCATCCACTCGATGCTCACCGGCACCGAGCGCACCATCCACGCGAACGTCGTGAACCGCGGCCTGATCGGCAACCTCCCGGAGGGCGCCGTCGTCGAGGTGCCGGCCCGGGTCGACGCCGACGGGGTGCATCCGGAGGCCGTTGGCGACATCCCGGTGCAGGGCGCCGCCCTCAACCGCACGTACCTGTCGGTGGCCGAGCTGGCGATCCAGGCCGCGCGCACAGGCGACCCCGAGCTGGTGCGCCGCGCGGTGCTGACCGACCCGAACGCGAGCTCGTCGCTCACCCCCGAGCAGATCTGGGCGCTCTGCGACGAGCTGACCGCGAAGCACGCACACCTGCTGCCGAAGGCGCTGGGCGGCACGCTGTGA
- a CDS encoding class II fructose-bisphosphate aldolase has product MTLAGAAGLLATAATNGAAVPSFNVIALEHAEAVTVGAASAGSGALLQLSENAIAYRGSPWPLLAACRELAEASEAPLGIHLDHIADRALAETLIERAERYGVGSIMFDASTLDYAANVAATRKIAVRAHDAGLLVEAELGAIGGKDGAHAPGVRTDPGEAADFVAATGVDALAVAVGSSHAMRDRTAALDLELIARLAAAVPVPLVLHGSSGVPDESIAQAVAAGIRKVNVGTALNVAATAALRAALAARPDAVDPRRYSEDSRRAMAELVASFCAVVREPVAA; this is encoded by the coding sequence GTGACGCTCGCCGGAGCCGCGGGACTGCTGGCGACGGCGGCGACGAACGGCGCGGCCGTCCCGTCGTTCAACGTCATCGCCCTGGAGCACGCGGAGGCGGTCACCGTCGGCGCCGCCTCCGCGGGCTCCGGCGCGCTGCTGCAGTTGAGCGAGAACGCGATCGCCTACCGGGGCTCGCCGTGGCCGCTGCTGGCCGCATGCCGGGAGCTGGCGGAGGCGTCGGAGGCGCCGCTCGGCATCCACCTCGACCACATCGCCGACCGCGCTCTCGCCGAGACGCTGATCGAGCGGGCGGAGCGGTACGGCGTCGGCTCGATCATGTTCGACGCCTCCACGCTCGACTACGCCGCGAACGTCGCCGCGACCCGCAAGATCGCTGTGCGCGCGCACGACGCCGGCCTGCTCGTGGAGGCTGAGCTCGGCGCGATCGGCGGCAAGGACGGCGCGCACGCGCCCGGCGTGCGGACCGACCCCGGCGAGGCGGCCGACTTCGTGGCCGCGACGGGCGTCGACGCGCTCGCAGTAGCCGTCGGCAGCTCGCACGCCATGCGCGACCGCACGGCCGCCCTCGACCTGGAGCTGATCGCACGGCTGGCCGCAGCCGTCCCCGTGCCGCTCGTGCTCCACGGCTCGTCGGGCGTCCCCGACGAGTCGATCGCGCAGGCCGTGGCCGCGGGAATCCGCAAGGTCAACGTCGGGACGGCCCTCAACGTCGCCGCGACCGCCGCCCTGCGCGCGGCGCTGGCGGCACGGCCGGACGCCGTCGATCCGCGCCGCTACAGCGAGGACTCGCGTCGGGCGATGGCGGAGCTGGTCGCGTCGTTCTGCGCGGTGGTGCGGGAGCCGGTGGCGGCGTAG
- a CDS encoding amidohydrolase family protein, translating into MTTAGWQELAQLRLADWAPRSMMRSAETVVERPAAPVVDVHNHLGRWLSDGEWMIPDVPALLRLLDDCGVQTVVNLDGMWGEEVTANVERYDRAHPGRFLTFCQLEWERLAAPDGVAALVASLEDSVARGARGLKVWKNLGLTVRDADGALILPDDPRVVAVLRRAGELGLPVLIHTADPIAFFEPADRHNERLDELSEVPEWWFGDRDRYPSFDTLLDAHAALALACPQTSFIGAHAGCAAEDLDRVESLLEAAPNYTIDTAGRMAELGRQPRRFARLVAAHPDRVLFGTDIFPITAEQYRLHYRFFETADEGFRYDPAAEIPPQGRWDVSALALAPELLEGVYAGNARRVLGI; encoded by the coding sequence GCAGGAGCTGGCACAGCTGCGCCTGGCCGACTGGGCGCCGCGCAGCATGATGCGCTCGGCGGAGACGGTCGTCGAGCGCCCGGCAGCACCCGTCGTGGACGTGCACAACCACCTCGGTCGCTGGCTCAGCGATGGCGAGTGGATGATCCCCGATGTGCCGGCGCTGCTCCGGTTGCTGGACGACTGCGGCGTGCAGACCGTGGTGAACCTCGACGGGATGTGGGGCGAGGAGGTCACGGCCAATGTCGAGCGCTACGACCGCGCCCATCCCGGCCGCTTCCTCACCTTCTGCCAGCTGGAGTGGGAGCGCCTGGCAGCGCCCGACGGCGTGGCCGCGCTCGTCGCGTCGCTCGAGGACAGCGTCGCCCGCGGCGCGCGGGGCCTCAAGGTGTGGAAGAACCTCGGGCTCACCGTGCGCGACGCCGACGGCGCCCTGATCCTCCCGGACGACCCCCGCGTCGTCGCGGTGCTGCGGCGGGCCGGCGAGCTCGGGCTGCCGGTGCTCATCCACACCGCCGACCCGATCGCCTTCTTCGAGCCGGCAGACCGGCACAACGAGCGCCTGGACGAGCTCTCGGAGGTGCCGGAGTGGTGGTTCGGCGACCGCGACCGCTATCCGTCCTTCGACACCCTCCTCGACGCCCACGCAGCGCTCGCGCTGGCCTGCCCGCAGACCTCCTTCATCGGCGCGCACGCCGGCTGCGCCGCCGAGGACCTCGACCGCGTCGAGAGCCTGCTGGAGGCGGCGCCCAACTACACGATCGACACCGCCGGCCGGATGGCCGAACTCGGTCGCCAGCCGCGCCGCTTCGCACGACTGGTCGCCGCGCACCCCGACCGCGTGCTGTTCGGGACCGACATCTTCCCGATCACGGCGGAGCAGTACCGGCTGCACTACCGCTTCTTCGAGACGGCGGACGAGGGCTTCCGCTACGACCCCGCCGCCGAGATCCCGCCCCAGGGCCGCTGGGACGTCTCGGCACTCGCACTGGCGCCGGAGCTGCTGGAGGGCGTGTACGCGGGCAACGCGCGGCGGGTGCTGGGGATCTGA